Proteins encoded together in one Pongo abelii isolate AG06213 chromosome 8, NHGRI_mPonAbe1-v2.0_pri, whole genome shotgun sequence window:
- the BAMBI gene encoding BMP and activin membrane-bound inhibitor homolog — protein MDRHSSYIFIWLQLELCAMAVLLTKGEIRCYCDAAHCVATGYMCKSELSACFSRLLDPQNSNSPLTHGCLDSLASTTDICQAKQARNHSGTTMPTLECCHEDMCNYRGLHDVLSPPRGEASGQGNRYQHDGSRNLITKVQELTSSKELWFRAAVIAVPIAGGLILVLLIMLALRMLRSENKRLQDQRQQMLSRLHYSFHGHHSKKGQVAKLDLECMVPVSGHENCCLTCDKMRQADLSNDKILSLVHWGMYSGHGKLEFV, from the exons ATGGATCGCCACTCCAGCTACATCTTCATCTGGCTGCAGCTGGAGCTCTGCGCCATGGCCGTGCTGCTCACCAAAG GTGAAATTCGATGCTACTGTGATGCGGCCCACTGTGTAGCCACTGGTTATATGTGTAAATCTGAGCTCAGCGCCTGCTTCTCTAGACTTCTTGATCCTCAGAACTCAAATTCCCCACTCACCCATGGCTGCCTGGACTCTCTTGCAAGCACGACAGACATCTGCCAAGCCAAACAGGCCCGAAACCACTccggcaccaccatgcccacatTGGAATGCTGTCATGAAGACATGTGCAATTACAGAGGGCTGCACGATGTTCTCTCTCCTCCCAGGGGTGAGGCCTCAG GACAAGGAAACAGGTATCAGCATGATGGTAGCAGAAACCTTATCACCAAGGTGCAGGAGCTGACTTCTTCCAAAGAGTTGTGGTTCCGGGCGGCGGTCATTGCCGTGCCCATTGCTGGAGGGCTGATTTTAGTGTTGCTTATTATGTTGGCCCTGAGGATGCTTCGAAGTGAAAACAAGAGGCTGCAGGATCAGCGGCAACAGATGCTCTCCCGTTTGCACTACAGCTTTCACGGACACCATTCCAAAAAGGGGCAGGTTGCAAAGTTAGACTTGGAATGCATGGTGCCGGTCAGTGGGCACGAGAACTGCTGTCTGACCTGTGATAAAATGAGACAAGCAGACCTCAGCAACGATAAGATCCTCTCGCTTGTTCACTGGGGCATGTACAGTGGGCACGGGAAGCTGGAATTCGTATGA